GGGGTAGGCGTTGGTGAATTTGATTTGGGATTGCACGGGAATGCATCCCGCCAAAAACGGCGCAAGCGTCAAGACGATCCGGGCGCGAGCGGACATAAGACCTCCGGGAAGGCTAAGGGGCCTTTAAATTATACGATCTAAAATAGCTTGCGCATAAAGGAACGCGGCCAAAAGCGTAACCCGGCCGACCATATCCATCCGGCTTCCTGCTTGGCCGCCTTGGCGAGCCCCAAGGCCATGAAGCGAAAGGGGGAAATCCCCCCGAACACGGCCGAGATGGCCAGCAGTACGCGGGGCGTAAAGCCCGGAAGGTTGCAGATGGCGTAGATGGGCTCCCAACGGGCGGGGACGAATTTGGACTTGAAGTTTTCCAGCCCCCGGAAATTGTAGAACCGGCTCCCATGGGCGCGCAGCCATTTGAAAAGCAGGGACAGCCAGAGCGGATCGGTTCCGCGCCCCTCGCCGGCCAAGTGGGAAAGCGGCGAGAGTCCCATCGTCACGTAAACGGCTCCCGCGGCCGCGGCGGCGCGGAAAGCCGCGTCCACCAAGGCTTCCGCCGTCCCGTTGGGCGCGTCCTTGTCCCGCACGAACTGCTCGGTGAGCCATCCCTTCCGGGCCGGTATCGGCGAAGCCACGAGAAAACCCACGGGAGCCCCCGCGCGCTCGGCGACGAAGATCCTGCGATCCCAAAGCCGGCCCAATGTCTGCGGCTCCACCAGGAAATGCATGGACGGCATGCGGCGGTGCGCCAACCACTCGCGCAGGCAGCGCCGCAATTCCGGGGAAGCGGAGGCCCGTTCCCGGGGCCACTCGCCGACGGTAACACCTTTGTTACGGGCCCGATTGAGCTGGGCCCGCAGCGAAGGCCGGCGCGCCAGGATCCCCGGCCAGTCCGCAGGCTCCCAAACCGGCTGGGCCCCCAACTGGATCGGGGAATATCCGCCAGCCCTCCCCAAGAGGGCTTCGAGCCGGGCGCCCGCCCCGAAATAGCAGAGCGCCGATCCCTGCGCGCGGGCATCCGCCTCCAGTTCCGCCGACACCGCGGCCAAACGTTCGGGCGGGCAAACGGGGGCCCCGGCCACGACCCTCACGCGCCCCCACTCCGCGTACCCGGCGACCGCGTCCCCTTGGCGGGAAAACCATAAACGCATGCCGGGATTGAGGATTTGATAGGCGGCGGCGTTCCAGCCATGGCGTAGCACCAATTCCCGCGCCCGGGCCAGTTCGCCTGTAGGCTCTTGCAGGTCCTCCGCCATTCCGGGAACCTAGGAAATCGAAGCCCGCACCGGTTAGGCTAAAATTCTTTATGCACAATATTCGTTGCAACGAATATATTATCCTAATGGGACAGAACATCCAAATGGAAATCAAGCAGCGCAAGCCTTTCGCCACCAAAGAGGAAGAGCTGTTCCTGAACATCCTGCGCACGTCGGATCAACTGATGCGCGGCCTGGCTGACGTGCTGAAGCCCGCCGATCTGTCGGGAACCCAGTACAATGTCCTGCGCATCCTGCGCGGCGCGGTCCCCGACGGCCTGGCTTGCGGCGAGATCAGCGATCGCATGGTCACCCGCGATCCGGACATCACCCGCTTGCTCGACCGGCTGGAGAAGCGCGGCCTGGTGGCGCGCAGCCGCGAGAAGACCGATCGCCGCATAGTCACCGCGCGCATCACCGAAGCGGGCCTGGAGCTGCTGAAAAAAATGGACGACACCGTGACGCGCATGCACAAAGCGCAATTGGGCCACCTGGACCTGAAGGCCTTGGATGCGCTCATCAAGCTGCTGGAGCAGGCCCGGGAAAAACCCGCATCCCACTGAGGAGGGAACCATGATCACTTTGCGCAAGGCCGAATCGCGCGGCCGGTTCGATTTCGGATGGCTGGACACGCGGCATACCTTTTCCTTCGGGGAATACATGAATCCCGCGCATATGGGTTTCCGCACCTTACGGGTCCTCAACGAGGATCGCGTGAACGCGGGGCAGGGATTCGGGACCCATGGCCACCGCGATATGGAGATCCTCTCCTACGTGCTCGATGGGGAATTGCAGCACAAGGATAACCAGGGCAATATCGGATCCCTGAAACCGGGATGGGTGCAGCGCATGAGCGCGGGCACGGGCATCATGCATTCC
The DNA window shown above is from Fibrobacterota bacterium and carries:
- a CDS encoding DUF2156 domain-containing protein; translated protein: MAEDLQEPTGELARARELVLRHGWNAAAYQILNPGMRLWFSRQGDAVAGYAEWGRVRVVAGAPVCPPERLAAVSAELEADARAQGSALCYFGAGARLEALLGRAGGYSPIQLGAQPVWEPADWPGILARRPSLRAQLNRARNKGVTVGEWPRERASASPELRRCLREWLAHRRMPSMHFLVEPQTLGRLWDRRIFVAERAGAPVGFLVASPIPARKGWLTEQFVRDKDAPNGTAEALVDAAFRAAAAAGAVYVTMGLSPLSHLAGEGRGTDPLWLSLLFKWLRAHGSRFYNFRGLENFKSKFVPARWEPIYAICNLPGFTPRVLLAISAVFGGISPFRFMALGLAKAAKQEAGWIWSAGLRFWPRSFMRKLF
- a CDS encoding MarR family transcriptional regulator — protein: MGQNIQMEIKQRKPFATKEEELFLNILRTSDQLMRGLADVLKPADLSGTQYNVLRILRGAVPDGLACGEISDRMVTRDPDITRLLDRLEKRGLVARSREKTDRRIVTARITEAGLELLKKMDDTVTRMHKAQLGHLDLKALDALIKLLEQAREKPASH